TACCTTTTTATATCTTGTATTAATTTCTAGTACCCATGCTGCAATGTTAGGAGCAAATATTATAGCAAAGGAAGAAAGGGATAAAACAGCAGAGTTTTTATTTGTAAAACCTGTTTCAAGAAATAAGGTTATAACGTCAAAGTTATTAGCTGTACTTTTAAACAGTATAATTTTAAATACAGTTACATTGATTGCATCATTAGTTATTGTAAGTTATTTTAATGAAAGTGATGGAATATTGAGGGATATAATAATGTTGATGGTGGGTATGTTTGGTCTACAGCTTATATTTATATGTATAGGCTCATTGATTGCATCTGTCAGTAAAAAATCTAAGACGGCCGCTTCTACTGCCACTGGAGTATTACTCATTACTTTCGTTTTATATATGGTCATAAATATGTATGATAAGCTTGAAAATCTAAAGTACCTCACTCCCTTTAAATACTTTGAAGCTGAATCCATAATTTTAGGTAATGGTATTGATTTTATTTTTATAATACTATCCGTTGTAATTATTGCAGTATCACTGGTAGGAACTTATGTATTTTATAATAAGAGAGATTTAATGGTATAGTATACAATTGAGTCGTGATTAACATATTTTCCTGTTTGCAGTATTCTAGCAATACAAATAAATAGAAAGAATTGAGATAATAAATAGAGATATTTTCTATAATATAATAGAAAGTATCTTTATTTATTTGCAAACATACAGTTATGACAACTAAGCTATATAAACCTATATATCTATTCTGAGAAGTAAAATAACTTAGTCATAAACTTAACGAAAACTCATAAAAAAACAAAACAATAGAAAACCATTACTAGAAAGTAATGGGCTCTATTTTGCATATATATTAATTAAGGGATTGTCTAATATCCACAATATGGCTCGTAGCCACAAAATGGCATTTTATATAAAATAACTAGTAATAGGAAGAAGAATAATAAATCAGTTGGACACATAAAAGAATCTATACAATTCTTGTCAGCCATGTATATTGCACCCCCCTTATCTTTTATGTAAATTACACCTGATAGTATAAAATATGATGTTTAGAGCTAGTATGTTACATTGAATTTACAGTTTGGTCCATTTAATAGAAAGTTTATAAAAGTATCTCTCATATAGAACAAAAATAATTTAAAGCTCAGTACTAGGTATAGTAGTGAGCTCTTTGGCAGATGTTTTAAATTAAATACTACAAGGATAGCCTTCCTAGTGTGGCGATATTCTTTGAAGGTTATATTGTCTAATTTATTCCTTTGTATGTTAGGTAAGTTTGGTGCCTATTAGAAAAAGTCAAAATAAGG
This is a stretch of genomic DNA from Anaeromicrobium sediminis. It encodes these proteins:
- a CDS encoding ABC transporter permease subunit encodes the protein MNIFTREMKAHRRSLIIWCIGMVGMIGSGMGKYAGYASSGESINDILAIFPKSLLNIMGISSFDLSTAMGFYGVTFLYLVLISSTHAAMLGANIIAKEERDKTAEFLFVKPVSRNKVITSKLLAVLLNSIILNTVTLIASLVIVSYFNESDGILRDIIMLMVGMFGLQLIFICIGSLIASVSKKSKTAASTATGVLLITFVLYMVINMYDKLENLKYLTPFKYFEAESIILGNGIDFIFIILSVVIIAVSLVGTYVFYNKRDLMV